AAAAATTTTAATGGCTCAACTTCAAAACCAGGATCCAACAAATCCCATGAAGGACAATGAATTCATTGCACAAATGGCTCAATTTTCTTCATTAGAACAAATGACAAATATGACCAAAGCATTCGAATCATTTGCAGATGGTCAACAACAAATGCAATTAATTCAGTACAATTCATTCGTTGGAAAAGAAGTGACTTGGCACGAATTAACAGAAGAAGTAACTGAAGACGGTAAACCTGTTGTAAACGAAGGAAAGGGTGCAATCCAATCTGTCAAATTCGTGGATGGATCTGTAGAGTTTACATTAACGGATGGTAAAGTCATCAATCCAGGAAATATTTCAGAAGTAACTAGTTCAAGTACAAGCTCCAATTCACTAGTGGAAGCAAGTATGTTAATTGGAAAAACCGTCACGTATGACAAAGATGGAGCAGATACTTCAAGTGAAGTCGTATCCGTTACAAACAAAGGTGGCAAATTAGAATACGTTCTAGCAAACGGTGAAAAAGTTAATTCATCTCAATTCACAACAATAAGCGAATAGATCGGAGCAACGCATATGGACAAATTGAACATTCAACGCGTTCCAGTGCACCCGGGAATCCTGCAAACATCAGTGAAACCCAAACCATCGCTTCCACCTAAGCAATCGTTTTTGCAACATTTACAACACGCCACAGATGCAGTAGAACTTAAAGTAAGTAAACACGCATCTCAACGACTAGTTGAAAGAAATATTACCATTTCAGAAAAAGAATGGATGCAAGTAACCGATAAAGTAATGGAAGCACGTA
The Paenisporosarcina cavernae genome window above contains:
- the flgD gene encoding flagellar hook assembly protein FlgD, with protein sequence MANSQAINSNFYLSQVQQTRKTGNSALGKDEFLKILMAQLQNQDPTNPMKDNEFIAQMAQFSSLEQMTNMTKAFESFADGQQQMQLIQYNSFVGKEVTWHELTEEVTEDGKPVVNEGKGAIQSVKFVDGSVEFTLTDGKVINPGNISEVTSSSTSSNSLVEASMLIGKTVTYDKDGADTSSEVVSVTNKGGKLEYVLANGEKVNSSQFTTISE
- a CDS encoding TIGR02530 family flagellar biosynthesis protein gives rise to the protein MDKLNIQRVPVHPGILQTSVKPKPSLPPKQSFLQHLQHATDAVELKVSKHASQRLVERNITISEKEWMQVTDKVMEARKMGMKDSLVLMDQAALIVSAKNATVITAMDRKEAQNQIFTNIDGTIILN